In one Leishmania braziliensis MHOM/BR/75/M2904 complete genome, chromosome 32 genomic region, the following are encoded:
- a CDS encoding phosphatidate cytidylyltransferase-like protein, protein MTGEGTATVPSAKASPACNLIGLTNIQIRTVTICIAGPAVIAFGAYSLYCATLLACFAMFICGIEWNGVKRHLKVALLMSMRNAATSTSQSPHIEGEPLYPEVYALPVVPITLYNALKHLGWVLLSSAAYIGEEAFLLMLEFCFLVFVVVTLVAHNRLKLNVEHALERLCQQLSFCLQNSSRGVVGHVGRCGGVFTAAAALNAGPDLSLANQRETKEALVAKAQRDYFLLTELQMIAERQPAEQLLDFCLDIFGMLWIAGLTTPLCVYHITNVGLPWAASTLISNFVNDIFALVVGRSLKALRERYGRIYDVTSEDPPASGAANQPGKRPLTEASRFMRVLLRSPHPLYPDISPNKSVEGAAAGVVMNAVSFAGLMFWFYRTLFAAPAPNIVNPAYQSVALWLLLGVIMGVLGVCGDLLQSLLKRAARLKDTGVIIPGHGGLLDRVDGMLLVFPFMHCALRIIMRLSSDL, encoded by the coding sequence ATGACCGGCGAAGGGACGGCCACGGTGCCATCTGCCAAGGCCAGCCCGGCTTGCAACCTGATCGGCCTCACCAACATTCAAATTCGAACGGTCACTATCTGTATTGCTGGTCCCGCTGTCATCGCCTTTGGCGCCTACTCGTTGTATTGTGCAACACTGCTCGCCTGCTTCGCCATGTTCATATGCGGCATCGAGTGGAACGGAGTTAAGCGCCACCTCAAGGTGGCACTGCTCATGTCAATGAGAAATGCAGCGACGTCAACGTCGCAATCGCCTCACATCGAAGGGGAACCACTCTACCCCGAGGTGTACGCCCTGCCAGTGGTCCCCATCACCCTCTACAACGCTCTGAAGCACCTAGGCtgggtgctgctgtcgtctgCTGCCTACATTGGCGAAGAGGCGTTTCTTTTGATGCTCGAGTTCTGCTTCCTCGTCTTCGTCGTTGTGACGCTAGTGGCGCATAATCGTCTGAAGCTCAATGTGGAGCACGCGTTGGAGCGTCTGTGCCAGCAGCTATCCTTCTGCTTGCAGAACAGCTCACGGGGGGTGGTCGGCCACGTTGGTAGATGCGGTGGTGTCTtcaccgccgcggcagcactcAATGCTGGGCCGGACCTCTCTCTGGCAAACcaaagagagacgaaggAAGCGCTGGTGGCCAAGGCACAGCGTGACTACTTTCTCTTGACCGAACTGCAGATGATTGCAGAGCGGCAGCCAGCGGAGCAGCTCCTTGATTTCTGCCTCGACATTTTTGGCATGTTATGGATTGCTGGTCTCACTAcccctctttgtgtgtaCCACATCACGAACGTCGGCTTGCCGTGGGCTGCCTCAACGTTAATTAGCAACTTCGTGAACGACATTTTCGCCCTGGTGGTGGGGCGCAGCCTCAAAGCGCTGCGAGAGCGATACGGGCGGATCTACGACGTAACTAGCGAGGATCCTCCAGCCAGTGGGGCGGCGAACCAGCCGGGGAAGCGACCGCTAACGGAGGCGAGTAGGTTCAtgcgggtgctgctgcgcagcccACACCCGCTCTATCCTGACATTAGCCCGAACAAGTCAGTtgaaggtgctgcggcaggcgtGGTCATGAATGCAGTGAGCTTTGCTGGCCTCATGTTCTGGTTTTACCGGACGTTGTTTGCTGCACCGGCGCCAAACATTGTGAACCCCGCATACCAGAGCGTTGCTCTGTGGCTACTTCTCGGCGTCATCATGGGCGTGCTCGGCGTGTGCGGGGATCTACTGCAGTCCCTGCTTAAGCGTGCTGCGCGCTTGAAGGATACTGGCGTCATTATCCCCGGACATGGTGGCCTGCTGGATCGTGTGGACGGTATGTTACTTGTGTTTCCGTTCATGCACTGTGCCCTGCGTATCATAATGAGACTATCCAGCGACTTGTGA